A genomic region of Trifolium pratense cultivar HEN17-A07 linkage group LG3, ARS_RC_1.1, whole genome shotgun sequence contains the following coding sequences:
- the LOC123918555 gene encoding uncharacterized protein LOC123918555, which yields MAGTAMMCRTKSDASVAGVADTLRAQQQLLQKLYAELDDEREASAIAAREAMDMILRLQGEKAVVDMEASQFKRMAEEKMDHAEATLEAFEELLYEKETEIASLKFQLQAYKDKLVSLGCDLNANDQNSSTDMTRLKSMPPIPFKKILTLREGLARKGERSPNPAPVSGDQEPRSLCGSGTLDSYWNKIRMLHEQVKLISDCNNIGTKSCSSSKVTWECGQTHKLNSTNSDEVVNHGESKRDSKVFSDHRGSANVHDVLEVPQATRKHERRIKLAKWNSVADITLTKPESVSEAMVESHFKHDADKKNGKATIIGKKKERMGVDSNSQTEVHQKIARLQRQRTSRRYDEITRDFELGDGEEQLRLLKDIKTELKLIQSEMRILKSKNATPVEDAVSFGLLQEAMVHFWL from the coding sequence ATGGCAGGAACAGCTATGATGTGTCGAACTAAAAGTGATGCATCAGTAGCAGGCGTGGCGGACACACTTCGTGCTCAGCAGCAACTTCTGCAGAAGTTGTATGCCGAATTGGATGATGAAAGGGAAGCATCAGCGATAGCGGCCAGAGAAGCAATGGACATGATACTGCGTTTGCAAGGAGAGAAGGCTGTGGTAGATATGGAAGCAAGTCAGTTCAAGAGAATGGCAGAAGAGAAGATGGACCATGCGGAAGCCACCCTCGAAGCTTTTGAAGAACTTTTGTATGAAAAGGAGACGGAAATTGCATCTCTCAAGTTTCAATTGCAGGCTTACAAGGACAAACTTGTGAGCTTAGGATGTGATCTCAATGCAAATGATCAAAATAGCAGCACTGATATGACAAGGCTAAAGTCAATGCCCCCAATTCCGTTTAAAAAGATTCTGACCCTGAGAGAGGGTCTCGCTCGTAAAGGCGAAAGATCACCTAATCCAGCTCCAGTTTCGGGTGACCAAGAACCTCGTTCGCTGTGTGGCAGTGGAACTCTTGATTCATACTGGAACAAGATAAGAATGTTGCATGAACAAGTGAAATTGATTTCCGATTGTAATAACATAGGAACGAAATCATGTTCTAGCAGTAAGGTAACTTGGGAGTGTGGCCAAACACACAAATTGAACTCTACCAATTCAGATGAAGTAGTAAATCATGGTGAAAGTAAACGCGACAGTAAAGTATTTTCCGACCATCGTGGCTCAGCTAATGTCCATGATGTATTAGAAGTCCCACAAGCCACAAGAAAACATGAAAGGAGAATCAAGCTTGCGAAATGGAATTCTGTGGCAGATATTACATTAACAAAACCAGAATCTGTGTCTGAGGCAATGGTTGAATCACATTTTAAACATGATGCAGACAAGAAAAATGGCAAGGCGACTATCATTGGCAAGAAGAAAGAAAGGATGGGTGTGGATAGTAATTCTCAAACTGAAGTTCATCAGAAAATTGCGAGACTTCAGAGGCAGAGAACTAGTCGAAGGTATGATGAGATTACCCGTGACTTTGAATTAGGGGATGGTGAAGAGCAGTTGAGGCTTTTGAAGGACATAAAAACTGAACTGAAACTAATACAATCAGAGATGAGAATCTTGAAATCCAAAAATGCCACCCCTGTGGAAGATGCTGTGTCTTTTGGCCTTCTCCAAGAG